One Molothrus ater isolate BHLD 08-10-18 breed brown headed cowbird chromosome 11, BPBGC_Mater_1.1, whole genome shotgun sequence genomic window, ACTATGTAGACAGTCCATCCAAACTGTTCAGTGATGTATCCATAGATGAAACCAATTAcctggaaaaacaaatattttaaaaaaatcaaactttaaATGAAAGAGAACATTTCCCATGACATGACTAAGATGCAGGGGGTGGATTTAGGTAGGAAAATACAGGTTTTTCAAAAGCATGTACATCTTTCAAACCTTTTTAAAAGTGCAGGCCAGCAATGAAAGTAAAAGATGGGAAGTAGAAAAGTTTTAATCCATGACAGTCGTCTCTCTGACTTTGTTTAAAGTTTTTAGTGACtccaaacaataaaaatatttataaaatcagaaaataaaaatagtccTTTAAGTTCTCACCCACAGCTCTACTATACTTACTGCAGAGACAAGAATGATTCCTTGAAAAATCTGTTCTGCTAATTTTTGGCCCTTGTAGTCCTGTGGAAAGAGACACTTTTTAGTCAGTTATTCAAAACACAAACCTGCCCACTTAACTCTTTCAGGTTAGATCCTACAGTCTACCTGACCATGGGTTCTCAGCATTTTTGTTCAACTTTCAAACCAGattggaataatttttcttacaGTGGCTGAAAACACCTCCTCTGCGGGCTTGACCACCACATCACCTAGAATCAGAAGCAAGCACTGTCTGATCAGGGTAAGTAATGCAAGTTCAAAATATCATTGTAGTCACCTTAACATCACTAAGTAAAGCTGTATCACCACAGAAGAGGGCACGGTGTGTGTGGCACCTGTGTTCTGGAGAAGGCTGACAGATCAATGTCTCCAGGGTGGGTGCCAACAGGATGGTGCACATTCtcttcagtggtgcccagcaccaggatgaggagcaatggccataaactaaaacacagcAAGTTCTACCTCAACAGAAGGAAGAATTTTATGTTGAGgatggcagagcactgggacaggctgcctAGAGAGGTCTTGGAGACATTCTAAATCCACTTGGAttcattcctgctccagctgaccCTGCCTTGgagggttggactggatgatctccagtGGTTCCTTCCAAGCCCAGCTAATCTATGTTTGCCTGACGTTAGAAAACTCTGGGAGCACACGCTGCCTTCTGTCCtacagcagaggcaggaaagcaCAGAGGGGCTTCCCTTACACGGACAGCTTCTTTTTACAGTGTGACGGTCCCAACTCGCAGGTCAAAACGCGAATTACAGGGATTCGTCCTGCATCCCCCTAGCCGTGCCTCGTACACGGGTGTCGCGCAGGGGACACTGAGACCCGCCCCCGGCCGTGTGGCCGCAGTGCCCCGGTGCCGAGGCCCGAGCGGGCCCTACCATCTGCGTGGGGATGGAGCGGAACACGCTCAGCATGGCGGCGGCGCTTCTCCGGCGTCTTCCCGTTCCTCTTGGCAGCCGTCTCCGCGCTCCCGAGTAGGGCCCTGCTGCTCGCGGGGCGCGGCGCGGCCTCTCCGCTGCTACCGGCGCTCGTCGCGGCGGAGCGGAAGGCGGCTGCTGAGCTGGCCGGAAACACGCCCCGTCCGCCCCGCCCAGAGCCCCGTCGGCCGGGGGtgccgcccccagccccggccaTCGcctccgcgccgccgccgccgctccggggCTGCTCCGCTCCCGCTCCCCCCAGCCCGCCAGGACGCATCTCCTCGGCAACGGCGGCTTCGCCCCGCAGGACCCCGGCGGAGGCGCCCTCTGCGGCAGGTGCGAGGCGCCGTGGAGCCGCCTGTCGGAAACCCGCACTGACTCGGCGGCTCGCGGGCCGCCCCCCCGCCCCAGCCTCGGGCTCGTCTCACGGAGCCGCCGGGTGCCGCCGCGGCCCCGGTATCGCGGCGGGGTGGGCGCGGCGCGGGTTGGGCGCCTGGCGGCGGTCAGGCGCCTGGGCGGGCACCCGCGGGCCGCGCGCTGCCGCGGTGGCGGTGCGGGCGGACGGTCCGTGAGGGGCCGGGGCGGTGCGGGAGAGCCGGGCACGGGCCCGCCGGCCCCGGAGCGGGGCTGTGCCCGCAGAGCAGCCCGGGGAGCGCTGTGTGCGCTGCAGGCAGCCGGCGGAGCGGCGCGGTGTGGGTTTTATTGTGGTCCGTGACCATCCCTGTGCAGGGACGTTCTGtcgctgtccccagcccggcTGCCGCGTGTCGCTGAGGCGCCGGCCGTGTCCGTGTCCGTGCCCGTGCCCGCCTCAGCCCCGGCGCTGGGAATCGCCCAGCGGGACGTGGCGTTTTGCTCCCAGGCAAAGCTCCGTGTCCCGCCCCGTGCCAGCAGTGCGGTGGTGCTTAGGGCAGGGATTTGTTGGGCTCCGCTGGTGTGTCTGCAGCAGCGGGAAGAAGATGGTTCTGATACATGTAACAGTCACAGCACAGTCTGAGGTGTTTTAATTTAGGCATTTCTCAAGTCTCTCGCCGTTTCTGCAGTTTTGCGTGTTGTTAAGGAGCTTTCCGTGTGTCATTTGGCAGCTCCTTCACACACCAGGATACACAGCTCTTGTTCTGACTTCACCTCAACCCTTAAGTAATGAGCAAGCATATTTGAGTTTCTTACCAAAATTGCATTGGTGTTGTGTTTCTACCCCCTTCTATGACATGATGGTACTGCCTTCTTTCCCACTTTTTTCTCCCAGTTCAGATAGTTAAATAAATAGGTGcaacagtaaagaaaacataCCTAATTTTCCAGATCTTTCAGGTCAGTTTTGACTGGCAGAAGGAGTTTGGCCTTTTTCTGTCAGTGGCGTGGCAAGATCTACATGTCTCCTTTTCATCTCTGAGACCTTTAGATAGATGATTGTACTGAGGGGGTCCCTAAcacaagaaggacatggacctgttagagtcccttccagtgcctaaaggggctggccagggactttggacaagggcatggatgacaggacaaggaggaatggcttccagctgacagagggcaggtttaAATGAGGTATTgaggagaaattcttccctgtgagggtggtgtggccctggcacaggctgcccagagaagctgggatgatgtctgtgcctgtggcaggggttggaacaagGTGATCTTGAAGGTTCCTGCCAACCAtgctcactttttaaaatgtgacttAAGAGTTTTATGTATGTCACAAAACTGAC contains:
- the SPCS1 gene encoding signal peptidase complex subunit 1, with the protein product MLSVFRSIPTQMDYKGQKLAEQIFQGIILVSAVIGFIYGYITEQFGWTVYIVMAGFALSCLLTLPPWPMYRRNPLKWLPVQESGTEEKKAADRKPKRHSKS